From Sphingomonas psychrotolerans:
ACAGCACGAGAAATGGGGTTGCGAAGGCAGCTATGGCGGCTGGGCCACCGGCCAGTGCCGCAGCGCCGGCCGCCACGGGCACCGCACCGGAGACCTTGCCAGCGCAACAATTTATTAGGCCGAAGACCGGCTTGTGGCAGGTCTCGCGCTTGCCGCTGAAAACCCTGAGATCAGCTTCGTTGAACTCCTTGCCCGCCTGATCCAACGCATGGAGCCCAACCAGTGCGTCCCTGAACTCTGTTGAGGCTTCACGGACGATCGGTTCGCAGTCTCCGTTGATGCAGTAGACGTCGTTCCCGCAGATATACTGCTGATCGCCCGGCGCGGTGCTGCTCGGGGTCGGGCATTTGTATATCTTCTCGGAAACCTTGCACGGTCCGCTCTGCGGATCATCGAGGCATTCGTCGCGCAGATAGCTGCACTGCCGGTTGTTCTCGAGATCCGAGCAGTCATTGGCCTGACTGAACTGGTGGCAGCTATAGCTACGCTCCCAGTTCCAGCACGCGCGGGTTACAGCGACGCCATTTATCGTCCGGGTGGTGGGCTCCGGGTCCACACAGGTCTCAGAGGCAAGTTCGCAGGTTTGCGCGGCGGTCGCCGCGTTGCACATGCTCTCGTCGCGGCGCTCGTTGACGAGCTGCCCGACCGTCTCCTCGCTGTAGGGCCTGGCGACGGCGGCGCTGTCGCATTCATAGGTGATGACCTCACCCTCTTCGACGTCGGGCTCGGTGCAGAAGCGCGGATTGCCCTGGCGGCAGACATCATAGCGCACCGTCTCCCGTGAACGCTCACGGCACACACCGGCCTGGACCGGCGCGTTGAAGGCAGGGACGCAGCGCTGGTTTCGATTGTCACCGCCTTGCGCGGCCGACCTCGACCAGTTCTCGCAGGTGTAGATATATTTCGTCGTGCCAGGCGTGACGTCGACAATCAGGGGCGTCCTGCAGACTGCCGTGCTCTCATCGACCTTGGTCCCGCTGTTGCAGCTTGCCTCGTAATAGCCTTCCGTCCCGCTGCCCGGGGGCAGCGGCGTGCAGGTTCCGGATCCCGAGGAGATATTCTGCCCGTCGAGATAGGCGGTCGGATCGTTCTCAACCGTCGTCGCGCGGTTGGTCGTCGCCAAAATTTCGGCGTTGGTGAAGGTGGGGCGCGTCCGATCCGCGTCGGTCGCCACGCGGTAGCTCTGATCGGTGGATTTCATGGCCTGCGCATCGGCGACCAGCTTGTCAGGATCGTCGAAATAGGTGGTCTGAGGCTGGCTGGGCCCCGTGTACCCTGGCACCGCCTGCGCCTGGGCGTCGCTCGACGGCACCAACGAGCTGTCGTTGCGCTTGTCCTGCGCCATCGCCTTGCCCTCGGCGCGCGCTTGCTCGATGGTCATCTGCTGCGCCGCCACTGGTTCGGCGACGATCAGCACGGCGCACAGGCCAGAGATGAAACGGCGCGCGATCACGGGCGCGCGCGCTTCATGTTCGAAAGCGCAACACCTGCCACCCGTGCACCTGGACCGTTCCCGCCGGCGAAGGTGGAGAGCGCATAGTCGACGGTCACGTTGCCAACCATGCGATCAAAGGGCGGCAGCTTCGTTGTGCACGAGAAGCCAGCGCACAGATCGAAATCCGAAGAAACGGTCACATAGGTCGGCACCGCCTGAACATCGAAGGCGCGGAAAAGCCGCGGATCGATGCCGATGCTGGCGAACTGACCCTGTTCGACCACCTTGCTGATCCGCGCGACAAACTCCTTTGCCGAATTATTGGGGAAGCCTCGAAACACGACCACCCCGCCAGCGCTGGCCGTATCGCGGACCATCTGCTTGAGCGCGGCATCGGGCATCGACAGGCTGGCAAAGGCGATGAACTGCGGCGCTTCCCCGCTCCGCCCGCTGACGTTTTTCGCCGCCCCCTGCACGATCTCGTCGAAATCCACGGCGCCCGCGGGACCCTTGGGAAGGTCGGTCGAGGCAACGCGTCGCATATTTTCGGTGCCGGCTTCGCGGATGGTCACCGCCTCTTGGCGGAATTGGTCGCCGCGATCCTTCACCTGCTCGACAAACGCCTGCGCATCGGCCGCGAGATCGGCCGCGCGTTTTTTTACGGCCTGGACATCGACGCCGTCGACGGTCTGCGCGAGGACCGCCGAGATAGTGGCCGTTCCGACAAGGGCCAGGATGCCCATGGTGAGAAGGCGCATCGCAAATCCCCTAGAGCACGCAGCAGTTGCGCTTGCGCCAGACGAGGTAGCCCATGTCCTCGCCGCCGGCGGGATAGGCACGCCCCGCGTCGGGCGGCATGGTGGAGGCCCCGATCGCGGAGCAGGCAAAGCGGCCACTCACAGTCGGGATCGGATTGACCATCTGGAAGCGGTATTGCTGCTTCCGCATGATCGGCATGAGGTACTTCTTGCAGAGCCCCGCAGATCCCATCGTGCCCCAGGCGAGCGCCTCGCGATGCATCTTGAACGCGAAGCGCGACAGCGCGAGCCGCGAGGATTGGACATGCCCAATCGATGCCGGGATGTTGCCGTTGAGCGGATACATCGGGCCTTGGCAGCCCGCGCACCAGAAGAG
This genomic window contains:
- the trbC gene encoding type-F conjugative transfer system pilin assembly protein TrbC, translated to MRLLTMGILALVGTATISAVLAQTVDGVDVQAVKKRAADLAADAQAFVEQVKDRGDQFRQEAVTIREAGTENMRRVASTDLPKGPAGAVDFDEIVQGAAKNVSGRSGEAPQFIAFASLSMPDAALKQMVRDTASAGGVVVFRGFPNNSAKEFVARISKVVEQGQFASIGIDPRLFRAFDVQAVPTYVTVSSDFDLCAGFSCTTKLPPFDRMVGNVTVDYALSTFAGGNGPGARVAGVALSNMKRARP
- a CDS encoding conjugal transfer protein TraN, giving the protein MIARRFISGLCAVLIVAEPVAAQQMTIEQARAEGKAMAQDKRNDSSLVPSSDAQAQAVPGYTGPSQPQTTYFDDPDKLVADAQAMKSTDQSYRVATDADRTRPTFTNAEILATTNRATTVENDPTAYLDGQNISSGSGTCTPLPPGSGTEGYYEASCNSGTKVDESTAVCRTPLIVDVTPGTTKYIYTCENWSRSAAQGGDNRNQRCVPAFNAPVQAGVCRERSRETVRYDVCRQGNPRFCTEPDVEEGEVITYECDSAAVARPYSEETVGQLVNERRDESMCNAATAAQTCELASETCVDPEPTTRTINGVAVTRACWNWERSYSCHQFSQANDCSDLENNRQCSYLRDECLDDPQSGPCKVSEKIYKCPTPSSTAPGDQQYICGNDVYCINGDCEPIVREASTEFRDALVGLHALDQAGKEFNEADLRVFSGKRETCHKPVFGLINCCAGKVSGAVPVAAGAAALAGGPAAIAAFATPFLVLFACSQDEMKLDIRDRMGFCHNVGTYCSSSFLGICKTKRTAFCCFESKLSRVLQEQGRVQLNKPWASAKKEQCQGFTIDEFASLDLSVMDFTEVYADFMDAAKLPDEVQTMSDIQDKIQAYYDLHGK